From the genome of Leishmania donovani BPK282A1 complete genome, chromosome 10, one region includes:
- a CDS encoding deaminase, putative: protein MSVHYVDAFMRAALREAELALEEGEVPVGCALVRTDANETVYAKLALQSSDAVTNAPPHAASSLRCDQLVESCIAARGRNQTNLQHHALAHAEFIAVQKLIDDATRGGDGSAGASSSKAGAGEGEKELVEDGKQNGLTSSPTTPPLSGLADYVLYVTVEPCVMCGAMLLYNRIAHVFFGCRNPRFGGNGTVLALHASPFPQQRLRRQPSQPDQPAASTPRFAGMSKGSPSVDEGGIVCSGEWWPGYVSEGGHTEAEAISLLQRFYERENPNAPGHKRRRKA from the coding sequence ATGTCTGTGCACTATGTCGATGCCTTCATGCGCGCGGCCCTCAGGGAAGCCGAGCTGGCGCTTGAAGAAGGCGAAGTGCCCGTTGGctgcgcgctggtgcgcacgGACGCCAATGAGACGGTGTACGCGAAGCTCGCGCTCCAGTCGTCAGACGCTGTTACCAATGCGCCACCTCACGCAGCCTCGTCGCTCCGCTGCGACCAGCTGGTCGAGTCGTGCATCGCTGCGCGCGGCCGTAATCAAACCAATCTGCAACACCATGCTCTGGCCCACGCTGAGTTCATCGCCGTTCAGAAGCTTATCGATGACGCAACGAGAGGCGGAGACGGAAGCGCGGGTGCAAGTTCAAGTAAAgccggtgctggcgaaggagagaaggaacTAGTTGAGGACGGGAAACAAAACGGATTGACCTCCTCACCAACTACCCCGCCACTGTCCGGCCTGGCTGATTATGTCCTCTACGTCACCGTTGAGCCGTGCGTGATGTGCGGTGCGATGCTTTTGTACAACCGAATCGCTCACGTCTTTTTCGGCTGCCGCAACCCGCGCTttggcggcaacggcaccgTGTTGGCGCTGCATGCATCGCCCTttccacagcagcggctgcggcggcagccgtcgcaACCAGATCAGCCAGCAGCCAGCACGCCACGCTTCGCGGGTATGTCGAAGGGCTCGCCCAGCGTTGATGAGGGCGGGATCGTCTGTAGTGGGGAGTGGTGGCCCGGGTACGTGAGTGAGGGCGGTCATAccgaggcagaggccatCAGCCTCCTCCAACGTTTCTACGAGCGCGAGAACCCCAACGCACCGGGGCACAAGCGCCGCCGGAAGGCTTGA
- a CDS encoding amino acid transporter, putative yields MSRLPSTASDNEPAHLTQMEDERYRKTLIEGFMSVPEVEGDEGASNGDPSCQQKDQKAQEYVEMDDDDDMTVVRLAAGELKENTNIYKSAFHVFKANVGTGVFLLPTFYPDAGYVVSVILGVLIGAAVVDCTRLLMDVKIKINRSDVTTYSQVCRYVCGAGLGWFLFVAMCLAQFGFCLMYTQLFGDTMVELANFKGSKYLWVSVVFFLCFPMTCFSDNLSLLAIASIIATVSVFYSLICCFVMSLVQLSQDGVHPGCDVAGNRIPVGWFNNLANNMMVLEGIAIILPVHAACTQKRLVPKMATLVITGVIAWYILFGLTGYLAYGNSMTTSLVAKMAHSPWGTSVRVFFALNLVFTYPVQFMSAMQLIDQTVRCKPRSWMGIGLRLLINLVIWALAMGMPTSAVNTVVAFVGALPSVCMVMIIPSILAMHVKYAVEHPDADRNTLQYWKKIFVTAPCFTFKRIRCYVYLVVAVLIMVIGTYSIAETL; encoded by the coding sequence ATGTCCAGATTGCCAAGCACCGCATCGGACAACGAGCCCGCACATCTCACGCAAATGGAGGACGAACGTTACCGCAAGACCCTCATCGAGGGCTTCATGAGCGTGCCCGAGGTGGAGGGCGACGAGGGCGCAAGCAATGGAGACCCCTCCTGCCAGCAGAAGGACCAGAAGGCGCAGGAGTACGTCGAAATggacgatgatgacgacATGACTGtcgtccgcctcgccgccggtgaGCTGAAGGAGAACACAAACATCTACAAGTCCGCCTTCCATGTCTTCAAGGCAAACGTCGGCACCGGCGTGTTCCTCCTGCCCACCTTCTACCCCGACGCAGGCTACGTTGTCTCTGTGATTCTCGGCGTcctcatcggcgccgccgtcgtggacTGTACGCGGCTGCTGATGGACGTGAAGATCAAGATCAACCGCAGCGATGTGACCACCTACTCGCAGGTGTGTCGCTACGTGTGCGGCGCCGGATTGGGCTGGTTCTTGTTTGTTGCCATGTGCCTTGCGCAGTTCGGCTTCTGCCTCATGTACACCCAGCTGTTTGGCGACACCATGGTTGAGCTCGCCAACTTCAAAGGCTCCAAGTACTTGTGGGTGTCGGTGGTGTTCTTCCTGTGCTTCCCCATGACCTGCTTCTCCGACAACCTCTCGCTGCTTGCCATCGCCtccatcatcgccaccgtCAGCGTCTTCTACTCGCTCATATGCTGCTTCGTAATGTCGCTCGTGCAGCTCAGCCAGGATGGTGTTCACCCGGGCTGCGACGTCGCCGGCAACCGCATCCCCGTGGGCTGGTTCAACAACCTTGCCAACAACATGATGGTGCTGGAGGGCATCGCCATTATCCTGCCCGTGCACGCCGCCTGCACGCAGAAGCGGCTGGTGCCCAAGATGGCGACCTTGGTCATCACCGGCGTCATTGCTTGGTACATACTGTTTGGTCTGACCGGCTACCTCGCCTACGGTAACTCCATGACCACCTCGCTGGTGGCCAAGATGGCGCACTCGCCGTGGGGTAcaagcgtgcgcgtgttctTTGCGTTGAACCTCGTCTTCACCTACCCGGTGCAGTTCATGTCAGCAATGCAGCTGATTGACCAGACGGTGAGGTGCAAACCGCGTAGCTGGATGGGTATTGGTCTTCGTCTGCTCATCAATCTTGTGATCTGGGCTCTGGCCATGGGGATGCCGACCTCGGCTGTCAACACCGTCGTCGCGTtcgtcggcgcgctgccgtcggtgtGCATGGTCATGATCATCCCATCGATCCTCGCCATGCATGTGAAGTACGCCGTGGAGCACCCCGATGCGGACCGCAACACGTTGCAGTACTGGAAGAAGATCTTCGTTACGGCGCCGTGCTTTACCTTCAAGCGCATCCGCTGCTACGTGTACCTTGTCGTGGCAGTGCTCATCATGGTCATCGGCACATACAGTATCGCCGAGACTCTAtag